In Chryseobacterium oryzae, the genomic stretch ACGATAACGATGCTGAAGAAAAACTCTTCCGAATTTTTGTTTTGTAATATATTGCTGAAATAGTCTATGCTCAATATTTTCGGATTTTTCTCCATTGATGTAGGGTTTACTCAAAACAAAACCATATCCTACCAAGACATTATTATTATTCTCAGTAAGATCGTACCCAATCCCAGTACGTATTAATAATTGTTCTAAATCTGTTCCTGCATCGAAATTTCTGTACTGAATTTCATTATGAAAATTAAATCTATCACTAATTTTATTATTTCCGAAATACATATACCAAGCTCCCAATTCGTTTTTCTGTGCAAAAACTGAAATACTCAAGAAACATAATACAACAACAATTACTCTGCGATAAGCCTTCATATTTAATAATTTAAAATAACTATCATTAATTACAAAATTAATAATAATTATCTATCAATCAAAATATAAATTTCAGACTTTATTTAACTAAAAAAACCGGCAATAACCGGTTTATAATTTTAAGGATGTTGTTGCATTTTTTCAGGATCATCATAATTAACCATCCATTGGATTCCAAATTTGTCTGTAAACATTCCAAAATAAGCTCCCCAAAAAGTGTCTTGCAAAGGCATGGTTACAATTCCTTCATCCGAAAGACCTTCAAAAAGCCTGTTTGCTTCCCCCTTAGATTCTGCATTAATAGAAATCGCATAGTTATTTCCTTCTTTAAAAGGATAATCTCCCATAATATCGCTTCCCATCAACATGGTTTCTTTAGAAATCGGTAAACAAACATGCATAATTCTGTTTTTATCTTCTTCCGGTAATTTTTTACCGTCTGATGCAGGCATTTCGCCGAAAGTTCCCATGTATGGAATTTCTCCGCCAAAAACTGACTGATAAAATTCAAAAGCCTGTCTGCAGTTTCCATTGAAAGTAATATATACATTTACTGTTGCCATAGTTTATTACTGTTTAAATGTTTTTAGATTAAAATTTACAATATTTCTATCTGTGCTGGTCTATAAGAATCATATTTCCGTCGGGATCTTTAAGATAAATATGTTCCGGTCCAGAAGAGTTTTCGTCTGCTTCTTTTTGCAATTCTACTTTATTATTTTTCAAATGTTTCTGAATTTCTCTTACATCATCAAAAATTTCCAAGTTTTGCGCATTTTCATCCCAACCCGGATTGAAAGTGAGCATATTCCCATCAAACATTGCCTGAAAAAGCCCGATAAGTGTGGTTCCGTTCTTCATTATAAGATAGTTTTGCTCTACGCTTCCACCCATTTCTTTAAAGCCGAGTATTTCATAAAACTCTTTAGATTTCAAGAGGTCTTTCACACTCAAACTAATAGAAAATGCACCTAATTTCATATTCTTACTGATTTTTAAGTTTAGTTTTAAGATTTAAATCTCCATCATAACTCTTCCAGTTTCCCACTAAATCAATAGTCTGATTTTCGATTTTTTCGGTTGCATTATTCCAGCGAAAGGCAAAGGTGAATTTACCGGAGAAAACACCAGAATGTTTTCCTTTATTTTCTTCTGCCAATTCGTAATTTCCGAACACTAATCCTCTTTTTCTACCGTCTTTATATTGGGGTAATGGTAAACTTACCTTCAAATTTTGTATAATTTAAATCTACCAAAGAGTAGCCGGAAACAAAATATTCCTGATCGTTTTTCTTATTCTGTTCCGAAATAGTAATTTTCAACTTAATCGGCTGGTTTTTGTTGCCAATTGTACCTATGTAAGGATTAGAATTATTCTGCCAAACATTGGAAATATTCGGCATTTGGGAAAATAGGAACTGAGCAATGAACAGTAATAAAAGAAATATTTTCCTCTTCATAAAATTACTGTAAAATTACACTCCAAATTGACTTAAATGATGATTGAGATGTTTCGCAAGCATATTATTCCATTCTTTTGACGATAATCTGCCGAAAGAGAAAGATTCTTTATCTTCAAACGCTGTAGCTCCCAATTGTTGGGTTTTTTGGATATATCCAATCAGTCTTTTCTTTTCA encodes the following:
- a CDS encoding VOC family protein, with protein sequence MKLGAFSISLSVKDLLKSKEFYEILGFKEMGGSVEQNYLIMKNGTTLIGLFQAMFDGNMLTFNPGWDENAQNLEIFDDVREIQKHLKNNKVELQKEADENSSGPEHIYLKDPDGNMILIDQHR
- a CDS encoding VOC family protein, coding for MATVNVYITFNGNCRQAFEFYQSVFGGEIPYMGTFGEMPASDGKKLPEEDKNRIMHVCLPISKETMLMGSDIMGDYPFKEGNNYAISINAESKGEANRLFEGLSDEGIVTMPLQDTFWGAYFGMFTDKFGIQWMVNYDDPEKMQQHP
- a CDS encoding DUF2490 domain-containing protein, which gives rise to MKAYRRVIVVVLCFLSISVFAQKNELGAWYMYFGNNKISDRFNFHNEIQYRNFDAGTDLEQLLIRTGIGYDLTENNNNVLVGYGFVLSKPYINGEKSENIEHRLFQQYITKQKFGRVFLQHRYRLEERFLQDDFRMRFRYLLGINIPINNKEMLPKTWYASAYNEIFLHFNSPVFDRNRVYGAVGFVINKNMRIEAGYMNQIQENKNRGQIQIGFYNNIPFTKN